In one window of Gossypium hirsutum isolate 1008001.06 chromosome A01, Gossypium_hirsutum_v2.1, whole genome shotgun sequence DNA:
- the LOC107921265 gene encoding trihelix transcription factor ASR3: MSNPLPPPPPSTHHHQHQPLNIITPATTSATTMTSDANREYRKGNWTIQETVTLITAKRLDDERRAKPSTSSPSKPGELRWKWIENYCWDHGCFRSQNQCNDKWDNLLRDYKKVRQYQSSHSQSQSSHPFLSYWSMERHQRKLHNLPTNMSPEVFEALNDVLQRKLNTQQQPHLHQPSFSQSSEQLPLKTDQNPPEIDAPVTVSEESDSSETESSENLDSKTKRKKVRKIGSSIMRSASVLAQTLKSCEENKEKRHQQVMELEQRRLQIEETRNEVNRKGITDLVAAMTNLSGAIQSLIANHYDQT, translated from the exons ATGTCCAACCctctaccaccaccaccaccttcaACCCACCACCACCAACACCAACCACTGAACATCATCACACCAGCCACAACCTCGGCGACCACCATGACCTCCGACGCGAACCGTGAATACCGCAAAGGAAACTGGACAATCCAAGAAACCGTAACACTCATAACAGCCAAAAGACTAGACGACGAACGGCGTGCCAAGCCTTCCACAAGCTCACCTTCAAAACCAGGAGAATTAAGGTGGAAATGGATCGAAAACTATTGCTGGGACCATGGCTGTTTCCGTAGCCAAAACCAATGCAACGACAAATGGGATAACCTACTCCGTGACTACAAAAAGGTCCGACAGTACCAATCCTCCCACTCTCAATCCCAATCCTCCCATCCCTTCCTCTCTTACTGGTCCATGGAAAGACACCAACGTAAGCTCCATAACTTGCCCACCAACATGTCTCCTGAAGTCTTCGAAGCCCTCAACGATGTTCTTCAAAGAAAACTCAACACCCAACAACAGCCCCACCTCCACCAACCTTCTTTTTCTCAATCATCTGAGCAACTGCCTCTCAAGACTGACCAGAACCCACCGGAGATTGATGCTCCGGTAACAGTTTCAG AAGAATCAGATTCTTCAGAGACAGAGTCAAGTGAAAATCTGGATTCCAAGACCAAACGCAAAAAAGTTAGGAAAATCGGTTCAAGCATAATGCGAAGTGCTTCGGTTTTGGCTCAAACCCTTAAAAGCTGCGAAGAGAATAAAGAGAAACGGCACCAACAAGTGATGGAACTCGAACAACGTCGACTCCAAATCGAAGAAACTCGAAACGAAGTCAACCGAAAAGGTATTACGGATCTGGTTGCCGCCATGACCAACTTATCTGGAGCTATTCAATCCCTCATCGCCAACCATTACGATCAAAcgtaa